The region GCGCGAGATCCGGCGGGCCAACCGCTTCACCGGCCACCCGATGGTCGAGGTGGCGGTGCTCTTCCTCGGCATCTTCGTCACCATGATGCCGGCGCTCGAGCTGCTCCACCGGCGAGGCGGGGAGCTGGGCGTGCACGAGCCGTGGCAGTTCTTCTGGGCCGCCGGCGTACTGTCGTCGTTCCTCGACAACGCCCCGACCTACCTCGCGTTCCTGGCGCTGGCCCAGGGCCTCGGCCTGCCCCCGACGGTGGTGGGAGTGCCGGAGTCGATCCTGGCCGCCATCAGCGTGGGCGCGGTGGCGATGGGAGCCAACACCTACATCGGCAACGCCCCCAACTTCATGGTCAAGGCCATCGCGGAAGAGGCGGGCGTCCGCATGCCGAGCTTCCTCGGCTACATGGCCTACAGCGGTGCGGTGCTGCTCCCGCTGTTCGTCGCGGTGACGCTACTCTTCTTCTAGCCGGTGGCTAGGCGGACGGCTCGGACGGCGGCGACCGGCGCAGGCCGTAGCGCTGCATCTTGTCCGAGAAGTTCTTGGGATCCATGTCCGCGTGCTTGGCCGCCGCGGTGAGCTTGCCCCCGTGGCTCTTGAGCAAGCCCTCGATGTAGGCGCGCTCGAAATCCTCGACCACCCGGGCCTTGGCGTCGCGGAACGGCAGCGAGAGATCGACCGGCGCCTGGGCGCCGGTCGGGGCGAGGAAGCGCTCGACGTCCGACAGCGTATCGCCCTGGGACACGATCACCGCCCGCTCGATGACGTTCTCCAGCTCGCGCACGTTGCCGGGCCACGGGTAGCGCATCAGGGCGCCCAGACTCTCGGCCGAGATCTCGCGGGCCGTCTTCTTGAGGCGACGGCAGCCCTGCTCGACGAAGTGCCGCGCGAGGAGCGGAATGTCCTCCTGGCGCTCGCGGAGCGCGGGGACCCGGACCGGCATCACCGAGAGCCGATAGAAGAGATCGCGCCGGAAGGCCCCGCGCTCGACCTCGGCCGGCAGGTCCTTGTTGGTGGTGGCGATGAAGCGCACGTCGATGTCCACCGGCCGATCCGCACCGACCGACGTCACCTTCCGCTCCTCGATGGCCCGCAGCAGCTTCGACTGGAGATTCAGCGGCATCTCTCCGATCTCGTCGAGCAGCAGGGTGCCGCCGTTGGCCATCTGGAAGTGGCCGCGCCGGTGCTCCACCGCGCCGGTGAAGGCGCCCCGCCGCGAGCCGAACAGCTCCGACTCGAACAGCTCCGCGGGTATCGCCGCGCAGTTGACCGGCACGAAGGGCCGATCCCGCCGCGCGCCCGAGAAGTGGATCGAGCGCGCGAGCAGCTCCTTGCCGGTTCCGGTCTCCCCCTGGATCAGCACGGTGGTGTCGAGGTCCACCACCGAGCGGAGCAGGTCGAAGATCACCTGCATGCTCGCGCTGGCCGCCACGATGTTGCTGAAGGTAAACCGCTCCTGGTTGCGACGGATCGTGCGGCGATTCGCCGACTTCAGCTCCTGGAACTCGATCGCCCGCCGGATCACCAGCAGCAGCTCGGCGGCCTCGAAGGGCTTCACCAGGTAGTCCTCGGCCCCCAGCCGCATCGCCTCCACCGCCGACTCGATGGTGCCGTAGGCCGTCATCACCACCACCGCGAGGTCGGGGTGGTCCGTCTTGATGCGCCGCACCAGCTCCACCCCGTCCATGCCGGGCAGGCGGCGGTCGGTGAGCACCAGGTCCACGTCCTCGGTCTTGAGGGACTCGAGGGCCTCCTCCGCGCTCTGCACCGGTACCACCTCGTAGCCCTTCAGCTCGAGGGTGCGGTGCAGCGGGCGCAGGAAGACCTCGTCGTCCTCGACCAGCAGGAGACGTCGCTTCATGATGTGCCTCCAGCCATCGGCAGGGGCGTGGCCACCGCCGGCAGTGAGATCCGGACTCGGGTACCGCGGCCGGGGGCACTCTCGATCGCGATGTCGCCCCCGTGGAGATCCACGATCTTCTTCACGATCGACATGCCGAGGCCGGTGCCCGCCGGCTTGGTGGTGAAGAAGGGGAGGAAGATCTTGTCTCGATCCTCGGTCGCGATTCCCACGCCGTCGTCGCTCACCTCGACCACCGCCCGCTCGCCTTCGACGAAGAGATCCACCGTGACCCGCCCGGTTCCGCGCCGTGGGTCGATGGCCTCCACCGCGTTCTTCATCACGTTGGTGAAGACCTGGCGGAGCTTCTGGCCGTCGACCGCGGCCACCGTCTCGCGGGCCAGCCGTCCGTAGCCGACGTGCACGCCCCGCGCCCGCCCCTCGGCCGCCACCGCCTCCACCACCGGGTCGAGGATGCGGTGCAGCTCGTACTCGTTGCGCTCGAGCCGCGCGTCCCGCGTCCAGTCGAGGAGGTTGTTGATGATGCCCTCGATCTCCGAGATGCCGGACAGGATGGAGCGGGCCATCTCCTGGGACAGCGGG is a window of Candidatus Methylomirabilota bacterium DNA encoding:
- a CDS encoding sigma-54 dependent transcriptional regulator → MKRRLLLVEDDEVFLRPLHRTLELKGYEVVPVQSAEEALESLKTEDVDLVLTDRRLPGMDGVELVRRIKTDHPDLAVVVMTAYGTIESAVEAMRLGAEDYLVKPFEAAELLLVIRRAIEFQELKSANRRTIRRNQERFTFSNIVAASASMQVIFDLLRSVVDLDTTVLIQGETGTGKELLARSIHFSGARRDRPFVPVNCAAIPAELFESELFGSRRGAFTGAVEHRRGHFQMANGGTLLLDEIGEMPLNLQSKLLRAIEERKVTSVGADRPVDIDVRFIATTNKDLPAEVERGAFRRDLFYRLSVMPVRVPALRERQEDIPLLARHFVEQGCRRLKKTAREISAESLGALMRYPWPGNVRELENVIERAVIVSQGDTLSDVERFLAPTGAQAPVDLSLPFRDAKARVVEDFERAYIEGLLKSHGGKLTAAAKHADMDPKNFSDKMQRYGLRRSPPSEPSA